The uncultured Desulfovibrio sp. genome contains a region encoding:
- a CDS encoding chemotaxis protein has translation MSQNSLLNVSNNELEIIEFIIDEKQPDGKVYSGHYGINVAKVLEIIRLPNITSVPSKCDPSVLGTFNLRGRVLPILNLAAWLGKEMATEENTKVIVTEFSGVQAAFMVSSVTSIHRMTWDRIEPPNQYVQTYSRESITGVLRIQDRVLFILDMEKILASLDSTLDMSQVEVDTSPVEGAGQFHLLVADDSSSLRNVMQSSLEKSGFQVTAVGSGRAAWDFLMHTREEAQAKGKELTDVVHLVISDIEMPEMDGHMLTAKIRETPGLSTLPIILFSSLITDALYEKGVKVGADRQVSKPDLPGLNKIIREVISEKLNK, from the coding sequence ATGTCGCAAAACAGCTTGCTGAACGTTAGCAATAACGAACTTGAAATTATTGAATTTATCATTGATGAAAAGCAGCCGGACGGCAAGGTCTACAGCGGGCATTACGGCATCAACGTTGCCAAGGTGCTTGAAATCATCCGCCTGCCCAATATCACCAGTGTGCCCAGCAAGTGCGACCCTTCAGTACTTGGCACGTTCAATCTGCGCGGCAGGGTGCTGCCCATATTGAACCTTGCCGCATGGCTGGGCAAAGAAATGGCCACGGAAGAAAACACCAAGGTCATTGTCACCGAATTCAGCGGCGTGCAGGCGGCGTTTATGGTCTCCTCCGTCACCAGCATCCACCGCATGACCTGGGATCGCATTGAGCCGCCGAACCAGTACGTGCAGACATATTCGCGCGAAAGCATCACGGGCGTTCTGCGTATTCAGGATCGCGTACTTTTTATTCTGGACATGGAAAAAATCCTCGCCAGCCTCGACAGCACCCTGGACATGTCGCAGGTTGAGGTGGACACCTCTCCCGTGGAAGGTGCCGGTCAGTTCCACCTGCTGGTGGCTGACGATTCAAGCTCGCTGCGCAACGTCATGCAGTCATCGCTGGAAAAATCCGGTTTTCAGGTCACGGCTGTGGGCAGCGGGCGCGCCGCTTGGGATTTTTTGATGCACACCCGTGAGGAAGCCCAGGCCAAGGGCAAGGAACTTACGGATGTGGTGCATCTGGTTATTTCCGACATTGAAATGCCGGAAATGGACGGGCACATGCTCACGGCAAAAATCCGTGAAACCCCCGGCCTCAGCACACTGCCCATCATCCTGTTCTCCTCGCTCATCACCGATGCGCTGTATGAAAAGGGCGTAAAGGTTGGGGCAGACAGGCAGGTTTCCAAGCCTGACCTCCCCGGCTTGAACAAGATCATACGCGAAGTTATTTCCGAAAAACTGAACAAATAA
- the nth gene encoding endonuclease III has protein sequence MSVKSSPQATARNVLAALQKRYPHPRTHLDAQNAWELLVATVLAAQCTDARVNTVTPELFRRWPTPAALAEAQLEELESVIRPTGFFHSKAKNLLGAARRVRDVFDGQIPKSIEDLVTIPGVARKTANVVLFGAYGINEGLAVDTHVKRIAYRLGLTDETDPIPIERDLMKLFPREEWGDVNHRMVWFGREVCDARKPLCDTCEMLSFCPRREPPKAAKPAKGRK, from the coding sequence ATGAGCGTAAAATCATCCCCACAGGCAACGGCCCGGAACGTTCTTGCCGCCCTGCAAAAACGCTATCCACACCCGCGCACCCATCTGGACGCCCAAAATGCATGGGAACTGCTGGTAGCCACAGTGCTGGCCGCACAGTGCACAGATGCCAGGGTGAATACCGTTACGCCGGAGCTGTTCCGCCGCTGGCCCACCCCTGCCGCCCTGGCCGAGGCCCAGCTGGAAGAACTGGAAAGCGTCATCCGGCCCACAGGATTTTTTCACAGCAAGGCCAAAAACCTGCTGGGGGCAGCGCGGCGTGTGCGTGATGTTTTTGACGGGCAAATCCCCAAAAGCATTGAAGACCTCGTCACCATCCCCGGCGTTGCCCGCAAAACAGCCAATGTGGTGCTGTTTGGCGCATACGGCATCAACGAGGGGCTTGCTGTTGATACGCATGTAAAACGCATTGCCTACCGCCTGGGGCTGACGGACGAAACCGATCCCATACCTATTGAGCGCGACCTCATGAAACTTTTTCCGCGCGAGGAATGGGGCGATGTGAACCACCGCATGGTCTGGTTTGGGCGCGAAGTGTGCGATGCGCGCAAACCCCTGTGCGACACATGCGAAATGCTGAGCTTCTGCCCCCGGCGCGAACCGCCCAAGGCCGCCAAGCCCGCGAAGGGGCGCAAATAG
- the cutA gene encoding divalent-cation tolerance protein CutA, with the protein MEHEENSKVFLVYMTTPTQEEALTLARELVRLRLAAGVNMVPGAQSVYRWKGEVHEAGECLLVAQVSEAALPDFMAKARALHSYEVPCVVAMPIADGHQPFLRWITENSLPPTA; encoded by the coding sequence ATGGAACACGAGGAAAACAGCAAGGTTTTTCTGGTCTATATGACCACGCCCACCCAGGAGGAGGCGCTGACGCTCGCGCGCGAGCTGGTGCGTCTGCGTCTGGCCGCCGGGGTCAACATGGTGCCCGGCGCGCAGTCGGTTTACCGCTGGAAGGGCGAGGTACACGAAGCCGGGGAATGCCTGCTTGTAGCCCAGGTGAGCGAGGCCGCATTGCCGGATTTTATGGCAAAGGCGCGCGCCCTGCACAGCTATGAAGTCCCCTGTGTGGTCGCCATGCCCATTGCAGACGGCCATCAGCCTTTTTTGCGCTGGATTACAGAAAACAGTCTGCCGCCCACGGCCTGA
- a CDS encoding carbohydrate kinase family protein: MSIYVSGSLAFDRIMTFPGSFQDHILMDKLHMINVSFMVDGMDERRGGCAGNIAYSLALLGEKPTIVAAAGRDFGPYAIVLENMGLPLEGIRRAEEIFTALCYITTDLNSNQITGFYPGAMSLPADYSFPAIDGDKDIAIISPGNVEDMRRLPGFYREKGVPYIFDPGQQLPVLTGNDLLAAIEGSFACITNDYELNMICKATGKSEDELVGRTLWLVTTLGADGALVRGADGTETRIPAVPPRQILDPTGAGDAHRAGLLKGLLHGLSMPEAAKIGSVSASFCLEKMGTQEHEYSPEVFRQRYESVFGPLPAGILA; encoded by the coding sequence ATGTCCATCTATGTTTCAGGATCACTGGCTTTTGACCGCATCATGACCTTCCCCGGCAGTTTTCAGGATCACATCCTGATGGACAAACTGCACATGATCAACGTGAGCTTCATGGTGGACGGCATGGATGAACGGCGCGGCGGTTGCGCGGGCAATATTGCCTATTCTCTGGCCCTGCTTGGCGAAAAGCCCACCATCGTTGCCGCCGCTGGGCGCGACTTTGGCCCTTACGCCATTGTGCTGGAAAATATGGGGCTGCCTCTGGAAGGTATCCGCCGGGCGGAAGAAATCTTTACCGCCCTGTGCTACATCACCACCGACCTCAACAGCAACCAGATCACCGGTTTTTACCCCGGCGCCATGAGCCTCCCTGCCGATTACAGCTTCCCCGCCATTGATGGTGATAAGGACATTGCCATTATCTCCCCCGGCAATGTGGAGGACATGCGCCGCCTGCCGGGATTTTACCGCGAAAAGGGCGTTCCCTATATTTTCGACCCCGGCCAGCAGTTGCCCGTGCTTACCGGCAACGATCTGCTGGCGGCCATTGAAGGCTCCTTTGCCTGCATCACCAACGACTACGAACTGAACATGATCTGCAAGGCCACGGGCAAGAGCGAGGACGAACTGGTAGGCCGCACCCTGTGGCTTGTGACCACGCTCGGCGCCGACGGCGCGCTTGTGCGCGGCGCGGACGGCACGGAAACGCGCATTCCCGCTGTACCTCCCCGTCAGATTCTCGACCCCACCGGCGCGGGCGACGCGCACCGCGCGGGCCTGCTCAAGGGCCTGCTGCACGGGCTTTCCATGCCTGAAGCCGCCAAGATCGGCTCGGTGAGCGCCAGCTTCTGCCTTGAAAAAATGGGCACGCAGGAACACGAGTATTCACCGGAAGTCTTCCGGCAGCGGTATGAATCCGTGTTTGGCCCACTGCCCGCAGGCATTCTGGCTTAA
- a CDS encoding VOC family protein yields the protein MQNKLPEGIRVLFVAGFGPVVADPDASGKLYRKVLGLPLRHEEGYEGYWHSQCLEGVKHFALWPLEKAALSCFGEEVWPERLPVPQSWLELDVEDIVSATRILEQNGYELLLRLKEEPWGQTVTRFLSPEGILMAVTHTPFLREAASAEETA from the coding sequence ATGCAGAACAAGCTTCCAGAGGGTATACGGGTTCTGTTTGTGGCTGGTTTTGGCCCGGTGGTGGCCGACCCTGACGCAAGCGGCAAGCTGTACAGAAAGGTGCTGGGCCTGCCCCTGCGCCATGAAGAAGGTTACGAAGGCTATTGGCATTCCCAGTGTCTGGAGGGCGTAAAACATTTCGCCCTCTGGCCGCTGGAAAAGGCCGCGCTCTCCTGCTTTGGCGAGGAGGTCTGGCCGGAGCGCCTGCCTGTGCCGCAATCCTGGCTTGAGCTTGATGTGGAAGATATTGTTTCTGCCACGCGCATTCTTGAGCAGAACGGCTATGAGCTGCTCCTCCGGCTGAAGGAAGAACCCTGGGGGCAGACCGTCACCAGATTCCTCAGCCCAGAGGGTATACTCATGGCTGTTACGCACACGCCTTTTTTGCGCGAGGCGGCTTCGGCGGAGGAAACGGCCTGA
- a CDS encoding DMT family transporter has translation MYYIALVVFAGCIVALQPPINAALSRTVGLLESGLISFAIGAVFLAVPVLLMGRGNVFRVIETPVWQWAGGVLGAFMVVSTTMAAPRIGVLATLVAMIFGNLVMAAIIDHNGWFGLNTIPFDWRRMLGLVLVLAGIALVVRR, from the coding sequence ATGTACTACATTGCGCTGGTGGTATTTGCGGGCTGCATTGTGGCCCTGCAACCGCCCATTAACGCAGCCTTGAGCCGTACGGTGGGGCTGCTGGAAAGCGGGCTTATTTCCTTTGCCATAGGCGCGGTTTTTCTGGCTGTCCCCGTGCTGCTGATGGGGCGGGGCAATGTGTTCCGCGTAATTGAAACTCCTGTCTGGCAGTGGGCTGGAGGGGTGCTGGGCGCGTTCATGGTTGTGAGCACAACCATGGCCGCGCCGCGTATTGGCGTGCTGGCTACGCTGGTCGCCATGATTTTTGGCAACCTTGTTATGGCGGCCATTATTGACCACAACGGCTGGTTCGGCCTCAATACAATTCCTTTTGACTGGCGCAGAATGCTTGGGCTGGTGTTGGTGCTGGCGGGCATTGCCCTTGTGGTGCGCCGCTGA
- a CDS encoding YbaK/EbsC family protein, with protein MRVDAVREFLARHGLEEAYREFEVSSATVDLAAQAIGCEPGRIAKSLSISVNDAPMVLVVMGTARLDNRKFKDAFHAKARFIKPEDLEAQVGHPMGGVCPFALPEGVAVYLDESLRRYDPVYPAAGAPNNAARLTLAELERVTGGVWVDVCKNEES; from the coding sequence ATGCGCGTTGATGCAGTGCGGGAGTTTTTGGCCCGTCACGGTCTTGAAGAGGCATACCGGGAGTTTGAAGTTTCAAGCGCCACAGTTGATCTGGCGGCTCAAGCCATCGGCTGCGAGCCGGGGCGCATTGCCAAGAGCCTTTCCATCAGCGTCAACGATGCGCCGATGGTGCTGGTGGTCATGGGCACGGCCCGTCTGGACAACCGCAAGTTCAAGGACGCTTTTCACGCCAAGGCCCGTTTTATCAAGCCTGAAGATCTGGAGGCCCAGGTGGGGCATCCCATGGGCGGCGTCTGCCCCTTTGCCCTGCCCGAGGGCGTTGCCGTGTATCTGGACGAAAGCCTCAGGCGCTACGATCCTGTGTACCCGGCTGCGGGCGCGCCCAACAATGCCGCCAGGCTCACTCTGGCGGAACTGGAGCGGGTCACGGGCGGCGTGTGGGTGGACGTGTGCAAGAACGAAGAATCATGA
- a CDS encoding DUF134 domain-containing protein codes for MPRPKKWRKVCCLPENRNFGPLPGFGQSAPQVQQEVIMTVDEYEAVRLIDLEGMNQEACAEKMRIARTTVQSIYAEARKKLADSLVNGKLLRIEGGDYELCDGHGTRCGVGGCHRRRGGFGQ; via the coding sequence ATGCCAAGACCAAAAAAATGGCGCAAAGTCTGCTGCCTGCCGGAAAACCGCAACTTTGGGCCGCTGCCGGGTTTTGGGCAGAGCGCCCCGCAGGTGCAGCAGGAAGTCATCATGACCGTGGACGAATATGAGGCCGTGCGCCTCATTGATCTTGAGGGCATGAATCAGGAGGCTTGCGCTGAAAAAATGCGCATTGCCCGCACCACCGTGCAGAGCATCTATGCGGAAGCGCGCAAAAAACTGGCCGACTCGCTGGTGAACGGCAAGCTGCTGCGCATAGAAGGCGGAGATTATGAACTGTGCGACGGGCACGGCACACGCTGCGGCGTGGGCGGCTGCCACAGACGGCGCGGCGGTTTTGGGCAGTAG
- a CDS encoding DUF5320 domain-containing protein, which yields MPRFDHTGPEGNDSRTGRGMGRCGGKAANAAGRGMGAVPDAGQTADQGMDASQNMGMGQGRCCCRHGQRHGNRGGNCAANSQEAGQSMGRGEGCGMGRGRQQGNGPAAGPAAGSDAAGNNG from the coding sequence ATGCCTCGTTTCGATCACACAGGGCCGGAGGGCAATGATTCGCGCACAGGGCGCGGTATGGGCAGATGCGGCGGCAAGGCTGCCAACGCGGCAGGTCGCGGCATGGGCGCAGTGCCTGACGCAGGTCAGACCGCAGATCAGGGAATGGATGCAAGCCAGAATATGGGCATGGGCCAAGGCCGCTGCTGCTGCCGCCACGGGCAACGACATGGCAACCGGGGCGGCAACTGCGCCGCAAACAGTCAGGAAGCTGGCCAGAGCATGGGCCGTGGCGAAGGGTGCGGTATGGGTCGCGGTAGGCAACAGGGCAACGGCCCCGCAGCAGGCCCTGCGGCAGGCAGTGACGCAGCGGGCAATAACGGCTAA
- a CDS encoding Mrp/NBP35 family ATP-binding protein, whose translation MSDCNHQCGSCGEQCNERSEGQEAQVDFRVKTHPKSRVGKVIGIVSGKGGVGKSLVTSLLAVALTRQGKHCAILDADITGPSIPRVFGLTGKAHVEGDGLVPERSKGGVDIMSMNLLLPGDSDAVLWRGPIIAGAVKQFWSDVVWRDVDYMFVDMPPGTGDVPLTVFQSLPVDGIVVVTSPQELVSMIVQKAIDMARQMDIPILGLVENYSYFKCPDNNKEYKIFGESHIDAVAQRYGLKVLARLPIDPALAQACDKGAIEDVDQHFMDGALAVISHM comes from the coding sequence ATGAGTGATTGCAATCATCAGTGCGGTTCCTGCGGTGAGCAGTGCAACGAGCGTAGCGAGGGGCAGGAGGCGCAGGTGGATTTTCGCGTCAAAACGCACCCCAAAAGCCGTGTTGGCAAGGTTATAGGCATTGTCAGCGGCAAGGGCGGCGTGGGCAAGTCGCTGGTCACATCCCTGCTGGCGGTAGCCCTTACCCGGCAGGGCAAACACTGCGCCATTCTGGATGCGGACATCACCGGCCCCTCCATCCCCCGCGTGTTTGGACTGACGGGCAAGGCCCATGTTGAGGGCGACGGCCTTGTGCCCGAGCGCAGCAAGGGTGGGGTGGACATCATGTCCATGAACCTGCTGCTGCCCGGCGATTCCGATGCCGTGCTCTGGCGGGGACCCATCATTGCCGGCGCGGTCAAGCAGTTCTGGTCGGACGTGGTCTGGCGCGATGTGGACTACATGTTTGTGGACATGCCTCCAGGAACAGGCGATGTGCCGCTGACCGTGTTCCAGTCCCTGCCGGTGGACGGTATTGTGGTTGTGACCTCGCCGCAGGAACTGGTGAGCATGATCGTGCAGAAAGCCATTGATATGGCGCGCCAGATGGATATTCCCATCCTTGGGCTGGTGGAGAACTACTCGTATTTCAAGTGCCCGGATAACAACAAGGAATACAAAATATTTGGCGAGAGTCACATTGACGCCGTGGCCCAGCGTTACGGCCTGAAGGTGCTTGCCCGCCTGCCCATTGACCCTGCCCTAGCGCAAGCCTGTGACAAGGGCGCCATCGAGGATGTCGACCAGCACTTTATGGACGGTGCATTGGCCGTGATTTCACATATGTAG
- the aldA gene encoding aldehyde dehydrogenase translates to MRTYQQFINGKLVSPTGFAMIEVENPSTGKIMAQTPNGGREDGLAALAAAHRAQDAWAALPAVARAGYLKKMADLIRKHRLELGRILAEEQAKTHPLAQVEIDLTAEYFDYYAGWARIYEGEIIQSDRPRENILLYRKPIGVVVGICPWNFPFFVMARKVAPSLLVGCTTVIKPSSIAPATVMHFASLLTELDLPAGVVNFVTGGGSTLGEALSSSSMTDMVSLTGSVEAGQRIIAAGAQNIIKVSLELGGKAPAIVCADADMDLAVKAVTASRTVFSGQVCNCAERLYVHESVADMFAEKLAAAFAAVRLGNPFDDPAPDMCSQISAEHLEKISGMVKRAEADGAEAVVGGAPADRDSGYFYTPTLLRNCRQDMEIVRNEVFGPVLPMMTFHDLDEALALANDCDYGLTSSIYTTNVSTAMEAVNRLKFGETYVNRENFEAMQGFHAGWRKSGIGGADGKHGLMEYLQTHVAYIQY, encoded by the coding sequence ATGCGTACATACCAACAATTCATCAACGGCAAATTGGTTTCCCCTACAGGCTTTGCAATGATTGAAGTGGAGAACCCCTCCACAGGCAAAATAATGGCCCAGACGCCCAACGGCGGGCGTGAGGACGGGCTGGCGGCGCTTGCAGCCGCGCACAGGGCACAGGATGCCTGGGCGGCGCTTCCGGCGGTGGCCCGCGCCGGATACCTTAAAAAAATGGCGGATCTTATCCGCAAGCACCGGCTGGAACTTGGCCGCATCCTCGCCGAGGAACAGGCCAAAACCCACCCCCTGGCCCAAGTAGAAATCGACCTCACCGCCGAGTATTTTGACTACTATGCCGGATGGGCGCGCATCTACGAGGGCGAGATCATCCAGAGCGACCGCCCGCGCGAAAACATACTACTGTACCGCAAGCCCATTGGCGTTGTGGTGGGCATCTGCCCGTGGAACTTCCCCTTCTTTGTCATGGCGCGCAAGGTCGCCCCCTCGCTGCTGGTGGGCTGCACCACGGTTATCAAACCCAGCAGTATCGCCCCGGCCACGGTCATGCATTTTGCCAGCCTGCTTACGGAACTGGATCTGCCCGCTGGCGTGGTAAACTTTGTCACGGGCGGCGGCAGCACCCTGGGTGAGGCCCTTTCTTCCAGCTCCATGACCGACATGGTCAGCCTGACAGGCAGCGTGGAGGCCGGACAGCGCATCATTGCCGCTGGCGCGCAGAACATCATCAAGGTTTCGCTGGAACTGGGCGGCAAAGCCCCGGCCATTGTCTGCGCCGATGCGGATATGGATCTGGCGGTCAAGGCCGTTACGGCCTCGCGCACGGTCTTCAGCGGGCAGGTGTGCAACTGCGCGGAACGCCTCTATGTGCACGAAAGCGTGGCCGACATGTTCGCCGAAAAACTGGCGGCTGCCTTTGCCGCCGTGCGGCTGGGCAATCCTTTTGACGATCCGGCACCTGACATGTGCAGCCAGATCAGCGCCGAGCATCTTGAAAAGATCAGCGGCATGGTCAAGCGCGCGGAAGCGGACGGCGCGGAAGCCGTTGTCGGCGGCGCGCCCGCAGACCGCGATTCCGGCTACTTCTATACGCCCACCTTGCTGCGCAACTGCCGCCAGGACATGGAAATCGTGCGTAACGAAGTGTTTGGCCCTGTGCTGCCCATGATGACCTTCCATGATCTGGATGAAGCCCTGGCCCTTGCCAACGACTGCGACTACGGCCTGACGTCCTCCATCTACACCACCAACGTATCCACGGCCATGGAAGCGGTGAACCGCCTGAAGTTTGGCGAGACCTACGTGAACCGCGAAAACTTCGAGGCCATGCAGGGCTTCCACGCCGGCTGGCGCAAGTCGGGCATTGGCGGCGCGGACGGCAAGCACGGCCTCATGGAATACCTCCAGACCCATGTGGCCTATATTCAATATTAG
- a CDS encoding cupin domain-containing protein: MINRADALECFEKELFGGPGAIHFTKIVNENGLAGKGRLFNIGTLKPGCAVGNHKHNGEIEIYYILEGEGMYNDNGVEAPVKAGDVTVCNDGESHALLNTGSTDLKMVALILFTK, encoded by the coding sequence ATGATCAACCGCGCTGATGCTCTGGAATGCTTTGAAAAGGAACTTTTTGGCGGGCCGGGCGCCATCCACTTTACCAAGATAGTCAATGAGAACGGGCTGGCTGGCAAAGGCCGCCTCTTCAACATCGGCACTCTCAAGCCCGGCTGTGCCGTGGGCAACCACAAGCACAACGGCGAAATCGAGATATACTATATCCTTGAAGGCGAAGGCATGTACAACGACAACGGCGTTGAAGCCCCCGTCAAAGCCGGCGACGTGACCGTGTGCAACGATGGTGAAAGCCACGCCCTGCTCAATACCGGCTCCACGGATCTCAAGATGGTGGCGCTGATTCTGTTTACCAAGTAA
- a CDS encoding mechanosensitive ion channel domain-containing protein encodes MHAPKLLITALLLTLCCALASPAVFAAEPTPAAKQDSPKADTAKPDTAKPDAAKQDAPKGDKADKADKADKADKPDKADKPAAKTDAKTDAKADAKADAKADAKADAKADAKADPKAGDKAEGKVDTNEEPAIATLPLRDPWEMVWSGQKAMLDEITQKATAMGDTFAQRSTNLSQKVQPFMEEARRLLVLLNTYKNWPNPVEAVSRRITATVLDLRKVLDPVLAARTEAQALLERVGYLADSMPEDLHDGSLSPEMQEYGKTLALTRLRLTAVLAQYDSALAPALALIKRLEKMQEEINAQIPLLWKNYYLQSPVPWLSPDAWAAFGRQMHYSVQGMILRLPVEVPVTLERWGTAVLRFILGLLLTGVLTVLLYRRWAAQDKDENSTLRHVFRVSLPWLCVGLAFLGSSMSASGEFFRLFLALGNLCLIVAQIHLAWDLRLLKYPEVPRQKPPFWILIQPTLCSYVLLYLPLTKPLVLVIWLCIVIISIVRQHLRPKLDLGPMHVETSVLECEPIVLWICLVLTLAGLHIYSMVLYLLFVSCSLALQLCMGGMSLVSSLNDKLPQEGVRAALAHLAVALSAPVVLVAAFVGVSQWVGTLPGGMYLLQHYVLRGVNVGATQFNVVHLLLIITMFYLTRTAVAMGSRFLARLPKQGLAIDATLIPPMQTAFTYALWCCFGLFALRAVGMELSNLAMVAGGLSVGIGFGMQTIVNNFLSGLILIFSRTLQAGDVVEVGGTQGRVRKISVRATMVETFDNALIIVPNSEFVASRLINWTRNSRTVRREIKVGVAYGSDANAVMKILLATANANSNVLKYPPPSVAFADFGASTLDFSLKFWVRDYDVSVSTASDIRVEIEREFREQSIEIAFPQLDVNIKELPPRTRALQPPTKTRASKRRAPRRPRKVLPAGAKGKPDAKNAPAAAPDDGDDDENTN; translated from the coding sequence ATGCACGCACCCAAATTGCTGATAACCGCCCTTTTATTGACCCTGTGCTGTGCCCTGGCCTCTCCCGCCGTATTTGCGGCGGAACCGACCCCCGCCGCCAAACAGGATTCCCCCAAGGCAGACACTGCCAAGCCTGATACTGCCAAACCCGATGCCGCCAAACAGGACGCCCCCAAGGGCGACAAGGCTGACAAAGCAGACAAAGCAGACAAAGCAGACAAACCTGACAAGGCCGACAAGCCCGCCGCCAAGACTGACGCCAAAACCGATGCAAAAGCTGATGCAAAAGCAGACGCCAAGGCTGACGCAAAAGCCGATGCCAAGGCCGACGCAAAAGCCGACCCAAAGGCTGGCGACAAGGCTGAGGGCAAGGTTGACACCAACGAAGAACCCGCCATCGCCACCCTGCCCCTGCGCGATCCCTGGGAAATGGTCTGGAGCGGGCAAAAGGCCATGCTCGATGAAATCACCCAGAAGGCCACGGCCATGGGTGATACCTTTGCCCAGCGGTCAACCAATCTGAGCCAGAAGGTTCAGCCCTTTATGGAAGAAGCGCGGCGCCTGCTGGTGCTGCTCAATACGTATAAAAACTGGCCCAACCCTGTTGAAGCTGTCAGCCGTCGCATCACGGCCACGGTGCTTGATCTGCGCAAGGTGCTTGACCCTGTGCTGGCTGCGCGCACCGAAGCCCAGGCCCTGCTGGAACGCGTGGGCTATCTGGCCGACAGCATGCCTGAAGACCTGCACGATGGCAGTCTTAGCCCTGAAATGCAGGAATACGGCAAAACGTTGGCGCTCACCCGGCTGCGCCTTACAGCCGTGCTGGCGCAGTACGACTCGGCCCTTGCCCCTGCTCTGGCGCTTATCAAACGGCTGGAAAAAATGCAGGAAGAGATCAACGCCCAGATCCCCCTGCTATGGAAGAACTATTATCTGCAAAGCCCGGTGCCCTGGCTCAGCCCCGATGCATGGGCCGCCTTTGGGCGGCAGATGCACTATTCCGTTCAGGGCATGATCCTGCGTCTGCCTGTGGAAGTTCCTGTCACGCTTGAGCGCTGGGGCACGGCGGTGCTGCGCTTTATCCTCGGCCTGCTGCTTACCGGCGTGCTCACCGTGTTGCTGTACCGCCGCTGGGCCGCGCAGGACAAGGACGAAAACAGCACCCTGCGGCATGTTTTCCGCGTCAGTCTGCCCTGGCTGTGCGTGGGGCTGGCATTTCTTGGCAGTTCCATGTCCGCATCCGGCGAGTTCTTCCGACTGTTTCTGGCCCTGGGCAACTTGTGCCTCATTGTGGCCCAGATACATCTGGCATGGGACCTGCGCCTGCTGAAATACCCCGAGGTGCCGCGCCAAAAGCCGCCCTTCTGGATACTTATCCAGCCAACGCTGTGTTCATACGTACTGCTTTATCTGCCGCTGACCAAGCCTCTGGTGCTGGTTATCTGGCTGTGCATCGTCATCATTTCCATCGTGCGGCAGCACCTCAGGCCCAAGCTTGATCTTGGCCCCATGCATGTGGAAACCAGCGTGCTTGAATGCGAACCCATTGTGCTGTGGATATGCCTTGTGCTGACCCTGGCCGGGCTGCACATCTACAGCATGGTGCTGTACCTGCTCTTTGTTTCCTGCTCGCTGGCCCTGCAACTCTGCATGGGCGGCATGTCTCTTGTCAGCAGCCTCAACGACAAGCTGCCTCAGGAAGGCGTACGCGCAGCCCTTGCTCACCTTGCCGTGGCGCTCTCCGCCCCTGTGGTGCTGGTTGCGGCCTTTGTGGGGGTTTCGCAGTGGGTTGGCACATTGCCCGGCGGCATGTACCTGCTCCAGCATTATGTTCTGCGCGGCGTCAATGTGGGCGCAACGCAGTTCAATGTTGTGCACCTGTTGCTTATCATCACCATGTTCTACCTCACGCGCACGGCCGTTGCCATGGGTTCGCGCTTTCTGGCGCGACTGCCCAAACAGGGGCTGGCTATCGACGCCACGCTCATTCCTCCCATGCAGACGGCCTTTACCTATGCGCTGTGGTGCTGCTTCGGCCTGTTCGCCCTGCGCGCCGTAGGCATGGAACTGAGCAACCTTGCCATGGTAGCCGGTGGTCTTTCTGTCGGTATCGGTTTCGGCATGCAGACCATCGTCAATAACTTCCTGTCGGGTCTGATACTGATCTTCAGCCGCACCCTCCAGGCGGGCGATGTGGTGGAAGTGGGCGGCACTCAGGGCCGCGTGCGCAAAATCAGCGTGCGCGCTACCATGGTGGAAACCTTTGACAATGCCCTGATCATTGTCCCCAACTCGGAATTTGTGGCCAGCCGCCTTATCAACTGGACGCGCAACAGCCGCACCGTGCGCAGGGAAATCAAGGTCGGCGTGGCCTATGGCTCCGATGCCAATGCGGTGATGAAAATCCTGCTGGCCACGGCCAACGCCAACAGCAACGTGCTCAAATATCCCCCGCCGAGCGTGGCCTTTGCGGATTTTGGGGCCAGCACACTTGATTTCAGCCTGAAGTTCTGGGTGCGGGATTATGACGTATCTGTTTCCACAGCTTCGGACATCCGCGTGGAAATCGAACGCGAATTCCGCGAACAGAGCATTGAAATCGCCTTCCCGCAGCTTGATGTGAACATCAAGGAACTGCCGCCGCGCACAAGGGCGCTTCAACCGCCGACAAAGACGCGCGCAAGCAAAAGACGCGCGCCGCGCCGTCCGCGCAAGGTGCTACCTGCCGGTGCCAAGGGCAAGCCGGACGCCAAAAATGCGCCAGCCGCAGCCCCCGATGACGGGGACGATGACGAGAACACCAACTAA